Proteins encoded together in one Neisseria lactamica window:
- a CDS encoding histidine triad nucleotide-binding protein — translation MDNCIFCKIAAKEIPAQTVYEDGEMVCFKDINPAAPVHLLLIPKVHFDSLAHAAPEHQMLLGKMMLKVPEIAKAAGLAGGFKTLINTGKGGGQEVFHLHIHIMGTPA, via the coding sequence ATGGACAACTGTATTTTCTGCAAAATCGCCGCCAAAGAGATTCCGGCGCAAACCGTCTATGAAGACGGCGAAATGGTTTGCTTCAAAGACATCAACCCCGCCGCGCCGGTCCACCTGCTGCTGATTCCGAAAGTCCATTTCGACTCGCTGGCGCACGCCGCGCCCGAACATCAGATGCTGTTGGGCAAAATGATGTTGAAAGTTCCCGAAATCGCCAAAGCGGCAGGTTTGGCCGGCGGCTTCAAAACCCTGATCAATACCGGCAAAGGCGGCGGGCAGGAAGTCTTCCACCTGCATATCCATATTATGGGCACGCCGGCATAA
- the tatB gene encoding Sec-independent protein translocase protein TatB, translating to MFDFGLGELVLAGVIALIVLGPQRLPEAARTAGRLIGRLQRFVGSVKHEFDTQIELEELRKAKQEFEAAAAQVRDSLKETGTDMEGNLHDISDGLKPWDKLPEQRTPADFGVDENGNPLPDAANPASDGISDVMPSERSDTSAETLGDDRQTGGTAGPEETGQDRAWREYLTASPPPAAQTVEVSYIDTAVGNPVPHTTSLHKQAISRKRGLRPKSRAKPKLRVRKS from the coding sequence ATGTTTGATTTCGGTTTGGGCGAGCTGGTTTTGGCCGGCGTTATCGCCCTGATTGTCCTAGGCCCCCAACGCCTGCCCGAAGCCGCCCGCACCGCCGGGCGGCTCATCGGCAGGCTGCAACGCTTTGTCGGAAGCGTCAAACATGAGTTTGACACGCAAATCGAACTGGAAGAACTGAGGAAGGCAAAGCAGGAATTCGAAGCCGCCGCCGCTCAGGTTCGAGACAGCCTCAAAGAAACCGGTACGGATATGGAGGGTAATCTGCACGACATTTCCGACGGTCTGAAACCTTGGGACAAACTGCCCGAACAGCGCACGCCTGCCGATTTCGGTGTCGATGAAAACGGCAATCCGCTTCCCGATGCGGCAAACCCCGCATCAGACGGCATTTCCGACGTTATGCCGTCCGAACGTTCCGATACTTCCGCCGAAACCCTTGGGGACGACAGGCAAACCGGCGGCACGGCCGGACCCGAGGAAACCGGCCAAGACCGCGCCTGGCGCGAATACCTGACCGCGTCCCCGCCGCCCGCCGCACAGACCGTCGAAGTCAGCTATATCGATACCGCCGTCGGAAACCCTGTTCCGCATACCACTTCGCTGCACAAACAGGCAATCAGCCGCAAACGCGGTTTGCGTCCTAAATCCCGCGCCAAACCCAAATTGCGCGTCCGTAAATCATAA
- the secF gene encoding protein translocase subunit SecF gives MELFKIKRDIPFMGYGKLTTFISLLTFIAAVFFLVTKGLNFSVEFTGGTVMEVQYRQGADVNKMRDRLDTLKMGDIQVQALGTNKHIMIRLPNKEGVTSAQLSNRVMDLLKKDNPDVALRQVEFIGPQVGEELVTNGLMALGFVVAGIIVYLSMRFEWRFAVSAIIANMHDIVIILGCFAFFQWEFSLTVLAGILAVLGYSVNESVVVFDRIRENFRKPHMRGHTVPEVIDNAITATMSRTIITHGSTEAMVVSMLVFGGAALHGFSMALTIGIVFGIYSSVLVASPLLLMFGLSRENIGREVKKKEEIVV, from the coding sequence ATGGAATTATTTAAAATCAAGCGCGATATTCCGTTTATGGGCTACGGCAAACTGACGACCTTTATTTCGCTGCTTACGTTTATCGCCGCCGTATTCTTTTTGGTGACCAAAGGCCTGAATTTCTCTGTTGAATTTACCGGCGGTACGGTGATGGAAGTCCAATACCGGCAGGGTGCGGATGTCAATAAGATGCGCGACCGCCTCGATACGCTGAAAATGGGCGATATACAGGTTCAGGCATTGGGTACGAACAAGCACATTATGATCCGCCTGCCGAACAAAGAAGGCGTAACTTCCGCCCAATTGTCCAACCGGGTGATGGATTTGCTGAAAAAAGACAATCCCGACGTTGCCTTGCGCCAAGTCGAATTTATCGGCCCTCAAGTCGGTGAAGAATTGGTTACCAACGGTTTGATGGCATTGGGCTTCGTGGTGGCGGGCATCATCGTTTACCTATCTATGCGTTTCGAATGGCGTTTTGCCGTATCTGCCATTATCGCCAATATGCACGACATCGTGATTATTCTCGGCTGCTTTGCCTTCTTCCAATGGGAGTTTTCGCTGACCGTCTTAGCCGGTATCTTGGCCGTTTTGGGTTATTCCGTGAACGAATCTGTGGTGGTGTTCGACCGTATCCGTGAAAACTTCCGCAAGCCGCATATGCGCGGGCATACCGTGCCGGAAGTCATCGACAATGCGATTACCGCCACTATGAGCCGTACCATCATTACCCACGGTTCGACCGAGGCGATGGTCGTATCCATGCTGGTGTTCGGCGGCGCGGCCTTGCACGGCTTTTCTATGGCGTTGACCATCGGTATCGTGTTCGGCATTTATTCTTCCGTATTGGTTGCCAGCCCGCTCTTGCTGATGTTCGGTTTGAGCCGTGAAAACATCGGCAGGGAAGTGAAGAAGAAAGAAGAGATCGTGGTCTGA
- the tatA gene encoding Sec-independent protein translocase subunit TatA: MGISSMSHWIIVLIIVVLIFGTKKLRNVGKDLGGAVHDFKQGLNEGTDGKNAEKDGVIEHKKDEDKA; this comes from the coding sequence ATGGGCATCTCTTCTATGTCGCACTGGATTATCGTACTGATTATCGTCGTTTTGATATTCGGCACAAAAAAACTGCGTAACGTCGGCAAAGACCTCGGCGGTGCGGTGCACGATTTCAAACAAGGGCTGAACGAAGGCACAGACGGCAAAAATGCCGAAAAAGACGGCGTAATCGAACACAAAAAAGACGAAGACAAAGCATAA
- a CDS encoding 2,3-butanediol dehydrogenase: MKAARFYDKGDIRIEDIPEPAVAPGTVGINVAWCGICGTDLHEFMEGPIFIPPCGHPHPISGESAPVTMGHEFSGVVYAVGEGVDDIKVGQHVVVEPYIVHDDVPTGPGSNYHLSKDMNFIGLGGCGGGLSEKIAVKRRWVHPISDKIPLDQAALIEPLSVGHHAYVRSGAKAGDVALVGGAGPIGLLLAAVLKAKGIKVIITELSKARKDKAREAGVADYILDPSEVDVVAEVKKLTGGEGVDVAFECTSVNKVLDTLVEACKPAANLVIVSIWSHPATINVHSVVMKELDVRGTIAYCNDHAETIKLVEEGKINLEPFITQRIKLDELVSEGFERLIHNNESAVKIIVNPNL; this comes from the coding sequence ATGAAAGCAGCACGTTTTTACGACAAAGGCGATATCCGCATCGAAGACATTCCCGAACCGGCCGTAGCTCCGGGTACTGTCGGCATCAATGTCGCCTGGTGCGGCATCTGCGGCACCGACCTGCACGAATTTATGGAAGGCCCGATTTTCATTCCGCCCTGCGGCCATCCGCATCCGATTTCCGGCGAATCCGCACCCGTCACGATGGGACACGAGTTCTCCGGCGTGGTTTATGCCGTCGGCGAAGGCGTGGACGACATCAAAGTCGGCCAACACGTTGTGGTTGAACCTTACATCGTACACGACGACGTACCGACCGGCCCGGGCAGCAACTACCACCTCTCCAAAGACATGAACTTTATCGGCTTGGGCGGCTGCGGCGGCGGCCTGTCTGAAAAAATCGCCGTCAAACGCCGTTGGGTGCATCCGATTTCCGACAAAATCCCGTTGGATCAAGCCGCTTTGATCGAGCCTCTGTCCGTCGGACACCACGCCTATGTACGCAGCGGCGCAAAAGCAGGCGATGTCGCATTGGTCGGCGGTGCAGGCCCGATCGGTTTGCTGTTGGCTGCCGTGCTGAAAGCCAAAGGCATCAAAGTCATCATCACCGAATTGAGCAAAGCGCGTAAAGACAAAGCCCGCGAAGCCGGCGTTGCCGACTACATCCTCGACCCGTCCGAAGTCGATGTTGTTGCAGAAGTGAAAAAACTGACCGGCGGCGAAGGCGTGGACGTGGCATTTGAGTGCACCAGCGTGAACAAAGTGTTGGATACTTTGGTCGAAGCCTGCAAACCTGCCGCCAACTTGGTCATCGTATCCATTTGGAGCCACCCCGCCACCATCAACGTCCACAGCGTCGTGATGAAAGAGCTGGACGTGCGCGGCACGATTGCCTACTGCAACGACCACGCCGAAACCATCAAACTGGTTGAAGAGGGCAAAATCAACCTTGAGCCTTTCATCACCCAACGCATCAAATTGGACGAGCTGGTTTCCGAAGGCTTCGAGCGTCTGATTCACAACAACGAATCCGCCGTTAAAATCATCGTCAACCCCAACCTGTAA
- a CDS encoding DUF2069 domain-containing protein, producing MNRQTAYLLASFSLIALIILSLAWELWIAPLRPGGSWLALKALPLCLPLSGILKKKIYTYQYSSMLVLIYFAEALMRLFNAYPAEQICAALSAVFSIIFFISCLSFVKQYKETNNAR from the coding sequence GTGAACAGACAAACCGCTTACCTCCTTGCCTCTTTCAGCCTGATCGCACTGATAATCCTGTCCCTTGCCTGGGAACTGTGGATTGCGCCGCTGCGCCCGGGCGGTTCGTGGCTTGCGCTCAAAGCCCTCCCCCTCTGCCTGCCGCTTTCAGGCATCTTGAAAAAGAAAATCTACACCTACCAATACAGCTCCATGCTGGTTCTGATTTATTTTGCCGAAGCCCTTATGCGTTTATTCAACGCTTATCCCGCAGAACAAATTTGCGCCGCGCTTTCCGCAGTATTCAGCATCATCTTCTTCATATCCTGCCTGTCGTTCGTCAAACAATACAAGGAAACAAACAATGCCCGCTGA
- the secD gene encoding protein translocase subunit SecD: MNRYPLWKYLLIALTVAVAAVYSLPNLFGETPAVQVSTNRQAIVINDQTRSKVDAALKQAGIQTDGMFVVDNSLKVRFKDTETQLKARDVIENTLGEGYITALNLLADSPEWMAKIKANPMFLGLDLRGGVHFTMQVDMKAAMQKTFERYSGDIRRELRREKIRSGTVRQAENSLTVPLQDAGDVQKAMPQLRKLFPEATLNSDGSNIVLTLSEEAVNKVRSDAVKQNITTLHNRVNELGVAEPVIQQSGPDRIVVQLPGVQDTAKAKDIIGRTATLEVRMVEDDPAKLREASEGNVPSGYELLSSGGEHPETLLISKQVELTGDNINDAQPSFDQMGAPAVSLSLDSAGGSIFGELTAANVGKRMAMVLIDQGKSEVVTAPVIRTAITGGRVEISGSMTTAEANDTSLLLRAGSLAAPMQIVEERTIGPSLGKENIEKGFHSTLWGFAAVAVFMVVYYRLMGFFSTIALSTNILFLIGILSALQATLTLPGIAALALTLGMAIDSNVLINERIREELRAGVAPQQAINLGFQHAWATIVDSNLTSLIAGIALLVFGSGPVRGFAVVHCIGILTSMYSSVVVFRALVNLWYGRRRKLQNISIGSVWKPEAGMAAGKE, translated from the coding sequence ATGAACCGCTATCCTTTATGGAAATACCTGCTGATTGCGCTGACGGTTGCCGTCGCGGCCGTTTATTCGCTGCCCAACCTTTTCGGCGAAACGCCTGCCGTACAGGTATCGACCAACCGACAAGCCATTGTGATTAACGATCAAACCCGGTCTAAAGTGGATGCCGCGCTGAAACAGGCGGGTATTCAGACTGACGGGATGTTCGTCGTCGACAATTCGTTGAAAGTGCGCTTCAAAGATACTGAAACGCAACTGAAGGCGCGCGACGTTATCGAAAATACTTTGGGCGAAGGCTATATTACCGCGCTCAACCTTTTGGCAGACAGCCCGGAATGGATGGCGAAAATCAAAGCCAATCCGATGTTTTTGGGTCTGGACTTGCGCGGCGGCGTGCATTTCACCATGCAGGTCGATATGAAAGCGGCGATGCAGAAAACGTTTGAACGTTATTCGGGCGACATCCGCCGCGAACTGCGCCGCGAAAAAATCCGCAGCGGCACGGTGCGTCAGGCTGAAAACAGCCTGACCGTCCCTTTGCAGGATGCCGGCGATGTGCAAAAGGCGATGCCGCAGTTGCGCAAGCTGTTTCCTGAAGCAACGCTGAATTCAGACGGCAGCAATATCGTCTTGACGCTTTCGGAAGAGGCGGTCAATAAAGTGCGTTCCGATGCGGTCAAACAGAACATCACTACCCTGCACAACCGTGTGAACGAGTTGGGCGTGGCAGAGCCGGTTATCCAGCAATCCGGACCGGACCGCATCGTTGTGCAGCTTCCCGGCGTGCAAGACACCGCCAAAGCAAAAGATATTATCGGTCGTACCGCGACTTTGGAAGTGCGTATGGTGGAGGACGATCCCGCCAAGTTGCGCGAGGCTTCGGAAGGCAATGTGCCGAGCGGTTACGAGCTGCTTTCAAGCGGCGGCGAGCATCCGGAGACCCTGCTGATCAGCAAGCAGGTCGAGCTGACCGGCGACAATATCAACGACGCGCAACCCAGCTTCGATCAAATGGGCGCGCCTGCCGTGAGCCTGAGCCTGGACAGCGCGGGCGGCAGCATTTTCGGCGAACTGACTGCGGCCAATGTCGGTAAACGTATGGCGATGGTGTTGATTGACCAAGGAAAATCCGAAGTCGTAACCGCGCCTGTCATCCGCACCGCCATTACCGGCGGGCGTGTGGAAATTTCTGGCAGTATGACGACGGCCGAGGCCAACGATACTTCGCTGCTGCTGCGCGCCGGCTCCCTTGCCGCGCCGATGCAGATTGTCGAAGAACGCACCATCGGCCCGTCTTTGGGTAAGGAAAACATTGAAAAAGGCTTCCACTCTACCTTGTGGGGCTTCGCCGCCGTTGCCGTATTTATGGTGGTTTACTACCGCCTGATGGGTTTCTTCTCTACCATTGCCTTGAGTACCAATATCTTGTTCTTAATAGGTATTTTGTCGGCATTGCAGGCGACGCTGACACTGCCGGGCATAGCCGCGCTGGCCCTGACCTTGGGTATGGCGATTGACTCCAACGTATTGATTAACGAGCGTATCCGCGAGGAACTTCGTGCCGGCGTCGCACCGCAGCAGGCCATCAACCTTGGTTTCCAACACGCTTGGGCAACCATCGTCGATTCCAACCTGACTTCGCTGATTGCCGGTATCGCATTGTTGGTATTCGGTTCCGGTCCGGTACGCGGTTTTGCGGTTGTGCACTGTATCGGTATTCTGACTTCGATGTATTCGTCCGTGGTCGTGTTCCGTGCTTTGGTCAACCTGTGGTACGGCCGCCGCCGCAAATTGCAAAATATTTCCATCGGTTCGGTGTGGAAGCCGGAAGCCGGAATGGCAGCAGGCAAGGAGTAA
- the tatC gene encoding twin-arginine translocase subunit TatC translates to MSETHNEQPVQPLVEHLIELRRRLMWTVAGILACFFCLMPFAQQLYTFAADPLMANLPKDTSMIATDVIAPFFVPVKVTLMAAFLISLPHTLYQIWAFVAPALYQNEKRLIAPLVLSSVSLFFTGMVFAYFLVFPVIFKFLAGVTPVGVNMATDIDKYLSFILGMFVAFGTAFEVPIVVILLTKIGVVTTAQLKHARPYVIVGAFIVAAVITPPDIISQTLLAIPLILLYEAGIWLGRFFTSAPKGGDGVRPPAKT, encoded by the coding sequence GTGTCCGAAACACACAACGAACAACCCGTCCAACCGCTTGTCGAACACCTCATCGAGCTGCGCCGCCGCCTGATGTGGACGGTTGCCGGCATCTTAGCCTGCTTTTTCTGCCTGATGCCCTTTGCCCAGCAGCTCTATACCTTCGCCGCCGACCCGCTGATGGCAAACCTGCCCAAAGACACCAGTATGATCGCCACCGATGTCATCGCGCCGTTTTTCGTGCCGGTCAAAGTTACCCTGATGGCGGCATTTTTGATTTCGCTGCCGCATACGCTCTACCAAATCTGGGCATTCGTCGCCCCCGCGCTCTATCAAAACGAAAAACGCCTGATCGCCCCGCTCGTCCTTTCCAGCGTCAGCCTGTTTTTCACCGGTATGGTATTTGCCTATTTCCTGGTCTTCCCCGTCATTTTCAAATTCCTTGCCGGCGTAACCCCCGTCGGAGTCAATATGGCGACGGACATCGACAAATACCTGTCCTTTATCTTAGGTATGTTTGTTGCGTTCGGCACGGCATTTGAAGTGCCCATCGTCGTCATCCTGTTAACCAAAATCGGCGTGGTAACGACCGCGCAGCTCAAACACGCCCGGCCTTATGTCATTGTTGGCGCGTTTATCGTTGCCGCAGTCATCACGCCGCCCGACATTATTTCGCAGACCCTGCTTGCCATTCCGCTGATTCTCTTATACGAGGCGGGCATCTGGCTCGGACGCTTTTTTACTTCCGCCCCCAAAGGAGGGGACGGCGTGCGGCCGCCTGCAAAAACCTGA
- a CDS encoding histone deacetylase family protein yields MPPIRLILKFYSLLRLFSGQNARTVWISHPACAGHEPGANHPDSPERIGSIEQALRRSGVWRRLQTLDAEEISDARLALAHTSKYLNRLESRLPEDGKIYRLDDDTVISKNSLSAARFSAGSVVQAVDMVMKRKAWHAFCAARPPGHHAKSGKAGGFCLLNNVAAGAMYALAEYRLNRIAIIDFDVHYGDGTAEILKNNPNILFFNLFETDLFPFPENNDMPDGGNMVHLPLPPGTGSVAFREAVRRQWLPGLAAFKPELVLLSAGFDAHRSDESGRLNLHEADFGWLTHKIIQTASGCPGKVVSVLEGGYTLESLSKSAAEHIRVLAGLGKSETAAAYQAELDRNREHVPPPARTRHKHAGPAVLKQGL; encoded by the coding sequence ATGCCGCCTATCCGCCTGATTCTGAAATTCTATTCCCTGTTGCGCCTTTTTTCGGGCCAAAACGCCCGCACCGTATGGATTTCGCATCCCGCCTGTGCCGGGCACGAACCCGGCGCGAACCATCCCGATTCCCCGGAACGCATCGGCAGCATCGAGCAGGCCCTGCGCCGTTCCGGCGTTTGGCGGCGGCTCCAAACACTGGACGCGGAAGAAATCAGCGATGCGCGCCTCGCGCTTGCCCATACGAGCAAATATTTAAACCGGTTAGAGTCCCGCCTGCCTGAAGACGGCAAGATTTACCGCTTGGACGACGACACCGTTATCAGCAAAAACTCCCTGTCTGCCGCCCGTTTTTCCGCAGGTTCGGTCGTTCAGGCGGTCGATATGGTTATGAAACGCAAAGCGTGGCACGCTTTTTGCGCCGCCCGCCCGCCGGGGCATCACGCGAAAAGCGGCAAGGCAGGCGGGTTCTGCCTCTTGAACAACGTTGCCGCCGGTGCGATGTACGCCCTTGCCGAATACCGGCTGAACCGCATCGCCATCATCGATTTTGATGTCCATTATGGCGACGGTACGGCGGAAATACTCAAAAACAACCCGAACATCCTGTTTTTCAATCTGTTTGAGACCGACCTTTTCCCCTTTCCCGAAAACAACGATATGCCCGACGGCGGCAATATGGTGCACCTGCCCTTGCCGCCGGGTACGGGGAGCGTGGCGTTCCGGGAAGCCGTCCGCAGGCAGTGGTTGCCGGGGCTTGCCGCCTTCAAACCCGAACTGGTGCTGCTGTCGGCGGGATTTGACGCGCACCGGTCGGACGAATCCGGCAGGCTCAACCTGCACGAGGCGGATTTCGGCTGGCTGACACACAAAATCATTCAGACGGCATCGGGCTGCCCGGGTAAGGTCGTATCCGTATTGGAAGGCGGTTATACCCTTGAATCCTTATCAAAATCCGCCGCCGAACACATCCGCGTGCTGGCAGGATTGGGCAAATCCGAAACGGCCGCCGCCTATCAGGCGGAATTGGACCGCAACAGGGAACACGTCCCCCCCCCGGCCCGAACCCGGCATAAGCACGCCGGGCCGGCCGTTTTAAAACAAGGGCTATGA
- a CDS encoding Maf family nucleotide pyrophosphatase yields MNTLYLGSNSPRRMEILTQLGYRVIQLPAGIDESVKAGETPFAYVQRMAAEKNQTALSLFLETNGTMPDFPLITADTCVVSDGIILGKPRSQAEAIEFLNRLSGKRHTVLTAVCIHYRGNAENRVQTNRVVFKPLSSEEISAYVQSGEPTDKAGAYAVQGIGGIFIQSIEGSFSGIMGLPVYETVSMLQDLGYRSPLSALKP; encoded by the coding sequence TTGAATACCCTCTATTTAGGTTCAAACAGCCCGCGCCGAATGGAAATCCTGACACAGTTGGGCTACCGCGTCATCCAACTGCCCGCCGGCATCGACGAATCCGTTAAAGCCGGCGAAACACCTTTCGCTTACGTTCAAAGGATGGCGGCAGAAAAAAATCAGACGGCTTTGTCCCTGTTTCTCGAAACCAACGGCACAATGCCCGATTTCCCCCTGATTACCGCCGACACCTGCGTCGTTTCAGACGGCATCATATTGGGCAAACCCCGCTCCCAAGCCGAAGCAATCGAATTTTTAAACCGATTGTCCGGCAAACGGCATACTGTCCTGACTGCCGTCTGCATTCATTATCGCGGCAATGCGGAAAACCGCGTCCAAACCAACCGCGTCGTTTTCAAGCCCCTGAGTTCGGAAGAAATTTCCGCCTATGTGCAAAGCGGCGAACCGACGGATAAAGCCGGCGCCTACGCCGTACAAGGCATAGGCGGCATCTTTATCCAATCTATCGAAGGCAGCTTCAGCGGCATTATGGGGCTGCCCGTTTATGAAACCGTTTCGATGTTGCAGGATTTGGGATACCGCTCCCCCTTGTCCGCCCTTAAACCGTAA
- a CDS encoding phosphoribosyl-ATP diphosphatase: MGDSVLSAIQQTIDRRKSADPSESYVAQLLHKGEDKILKKVIEEAGEVLMASKDKDPSHLVYEVADLWFHTMILLAHHNLKAEDVLDELARRQGLSGLAEKAARTES; the protein is encoded by the coding sequence ATGGGAGATTCCGTACTATCCGCCATCCAACAAACCATCGACCGGCGCAAATCCGCCGATCCGTCCGAATCCTACGTCGCACAACTCCTGCATAAGGGCGAGGACAAAATCCTAAAAAAAGTCATTGAAGAAGCGGGCGAAGTATTAATGGCATCCAAAGACAAAGACCCGTCCCACCTGGTTTACGAAGTCGCCGACCTTTGGTTTCACACGATGATCCTGCTGGCGCACCACAACCTGAAGGCGGAAGACGTATTGGACGAACTTGCACGCCGTCAGGGGCTGTCGGGGCTGGCCGAAAAAGCCGCCCGCACAGAATCTTAA
- the yajC gene encoding preprotein translocase subunit YajC produces the protein MNQAVAQFAPLVLIMVVFYFLIMRPQQKKFKAHQAMLAALKVGDKVVLAAGFKGRVTKVGEQFYTVDIGQGAKIEVEVERNAVAAKAE, from the coding sequence ATGAATCAGGCTGTTGCACAATTTGCTCCTTTAGTGTTGATTATGGTGGTGTTCTACTTCTTGATTATGCGTCCGCAGCAAAAGAAATTTAAAGCACACCAGGCGATGTTGGCCGCTTTGAAGGTCGGCGACAAAGTCGTTTTGGCGGCAGGTTTTAAAGGACGTGTAACCAAAGTCGGCGAGCAATTCTATACTGTCGACATCGGACAAGGCGCGAAAATCGAAGTGGAAGTCGAGCGCAACGCGGTTGCCGCAAAAGCCGAGTAA
- a CDS encoding ABC transporter ATP-binding protein, which translates to MTATTASSAKPYLKIQGLVKKFGDNYAVDNIDLDIYQHEIFALLGSSGSGKSTLLRMLAGMESPNQGKIILDGQDITKLAPYDRPINMMFQSYALFPHMTVEQNIAFGLKQDKMPKDEIAARVEEMLRLVQMTKYAKRKPHQLSGGQQQRIALARSLAKRPKILLLDEPLGALDKKLRQQTQLELVNTLEQVGVTCIMVTHDQEEAMTMATRIAIMSDGQLQQVGTPSDVYDYPNSRFTAEFIGETNIFDGVVIEDHADYAVIECEGLENHVRIDHGLGGPSEQDLWVSIRPEDIDLYKEKPGHLGDYNWAKGTVKEIAYLGSFAIYHIKLANGRVVKSQVPAPYWYVRNITPPTWDETVYISWPENQPTPLFR; encoded by the coding sequence ATGACCGCAACCACTGCGTCCTCAGCCAAACCTTATCTCAAAATCCAAGGTTTGGTGAAAAAGTTTGGTGACAATTACGCTGTCGATAACATCGACTTGGACATTTATCAACACGAAATCTTCGCCCTTTTGGGCAGCTCCGGCAGCGGCAAATCCACGCTGCTGCGTATGCTGGCGGGTATGGAAAGCCCCAATCAGGGCAAAATCATCCTTGACGGTCAGGACATTACCAAACTCGCGCCCTATGACCGTCCCATCAATATGATGTTTCAAAGCTATGCCCTGTTCCCGCATATGACTGTGGAGCAAAATATCGCTTTCGGATTGAAGCAGGACAAAATGCCTAAGGACGAAATCGCAGCGCGTGTGGAAGAAATGCTGCGCCTGGTTCAGATGACCAAATACGCCAAGCGAAAACCGCACCAATTGTCCGGCGGTCAGCAGCAGCGCATCGCTTTGGCACGCAGTCTGGCAAAACGTCCGAAAATCCTGCTACTGGACGAACCCCTCGGCGCGTTGGACAAAAAATTGCGCCAGCAAACCCAGCTCGAATTGGTCAACACGCTGGAGCAAGTCGGCGTAACCTGCATTATGGTTACGCACGATCAAGAAGAGGCGATGACGATGGCGACCCGTATCGCCATTATGTCCGACGGTCAGTTGCAGCAGGTCGGCACGCCCAGCGACGTGTACGACTATCCCAACAGCCGCTTTACTGCCGAGTTTATCGGCGAAACCAATATTTTTGACGGTGTCGTGATTGAAGATCATGCGGATTATGCCGTCATCGAATGCGAAGGTTTGGAAAACCACGTCCGTATCGATCATGGTTTGGGCGGCCCGAGCGAACAGGATTTGTGGGTCAGCATCCGTCCGGAAGACATCGATTTGTATAAAGAAAAACCCGGACATTTGGGCGATTATAACTGGGCGAAAGGCACGGTAAAAGAAATCGCCTATTTGGGCAGCTTCGCCATTTACCACATCAAACTCGCCAACGGCCGCGTCGTCAAAAGCCAAGTCCCCGCACCTTATTGGTATGTGCGCAACATCACGCCGCCGACTTGGGACGAAACCGTCTACATCAGCTGGCCGGAAAACCAACCGACTCCGTTGTTCCGTTGA
- the rpsO gene encoding 30S ribosomal protein S15, with amino-acid sequence MALTVEQKAQIVKDFQRKEGDTGSSEVQVALLTFRINDLTPHFKANPKDHHSRRGLLKMVSQRRRLLAYLRRTQPDTYRALITRLGLRK; translated from the coding sequence ATGGCATTGACCGTAGAACAAAAAGCGCAAATCGTTAAAGATTTCCAACGTAAAGAAGGCGATACCGGTTCTTCCGAAGTGCAAGTCGCCTTGCTGACTTTCCGTATCAATGATTTGACCCCCCATTTTAAAGCCAACCCCAAAGACCACCACAGCCGCCGCGGCCTGTTGAAAATGGTCAGCCAACGCCGCCGTTTGTTGGCATATTTGCGCCGTACCCAACCCGATACTTATCGTGCGTTGATTACCCGCTTGGGTCTGCGTAAATAA